The following proteins come from a genomic window of Paenibacillus spongiae:
- a CDS encoding immunity 22 family protein: MKNIVMIWGANFASEEELYAYVESRYDDDGDVLPSGFMASIGGSWIDDDFLEAHFLVDDVERGEFTVYLHEEYSPHELFAEQLPNAFEASIRAYNSIILLYGNDSPYGAVNEVLFAIEAVGREGSAAVLLASIEYETEDR, encoded by the coding sequence ATGAAGAACATTGTCATGATTTGGGGAGCAAATTTTGCTTCTGAAGAAGAGCTGTACGCTTACGTCGAGTCCCGGTATGATGATGACGGGGATGTGCTGCCTTCCGGTTTCATGGCAAGCATAGGAGGTTCGTGGATCGATGACGACTTCCTCGAGGCCCATTTCCTCGTCGACGATGTAGAGCGCGGAGAGTTCACTGTATATTTGCATGAGGAGTATTCGCCTCACGAGCTGTTCGCGGAACAGCTGCCGAATGCATTCGAAGCAAGTATCCGTGCATATAATTCGATCATTCTCCTGTACGGCAACGATTCGCCCTACGGCGCAGTTAACGAAGTTTTGTTTGCGATCGAAGCAGTAGGGCGGGAAGGCTCGGCGGCCGTTCTTCTTGCAAGTATTGAATACGAAACCGAGGATCGGTAG
- a CDS encoding outer membrane protein assembly factor BamB family protein produces MKQIPEHMESMLNRPIDRRGFLKAAGGIVGLTVLSSFTGGTIGSAKEEEFAFAVLADTHIDPNSPKHSGNLSRIFTDLTDGQKPAFILHVGDVVESGFQEEYQEYARLVPSTLKDLIHAVPGNHEARWDEWGKEFYTQMFGTGNYSFDRGGVHVIALDPTSLLQEGGYFDPIQLEWLRSDLQKTGKKTPIVIYLHYPIGKNFYYISNQEDFFSIVEPYNVRAVFTGHIHREEVWKQNGITIISLPGIKDAPIYHWVEKKSLPLQPSVLAVYHAEFTSGALSDKKLLVEIPLSGEKPAENEKPQQVHLDESASEPVLSVKLHPHARAVSVRYQFWPDVTYAGSNNGSWKELLPTGQGNRFETVVDTAGLAPGVYRIQVRVTNEAGEFWDEVADMEIPAAGSPAAVSRIEWEHKLDASVQAGVVIAQENTAIVSQLDGTVTALELSAKGAQRKWAYRTQGAIIGTPALNADGSRVYLGSADHRVYALNTADGRPVWSYGGAQPVLSSPLWIDASHDGKESVIVAVGRTLLKLDAATGAVLWTANIGGFFAGRPEVLNGAVFVAAGDGKAYALDIRTGALLWQKTLFTHASPYRTLLYSPWYCNPTILPDKQSVLFSTVSNAIALNGATGNNVWTLKGGYMYSGYSVQVPGPEPLLVLPDEWGATTAVNPANGSVRWTNKTKQRIFHAAPVLHEGIVYLASVNGLLTGLDAVTGNVVEELQFSTNYVFSSPAVSNGRLIAAGHDGIVRGIRLG; encoded by the coding sequence ATGAAACAAATTCCGGAGCACATGGAATCCATGCTCAATCGTCCTATCGACCGGCGCGGTTTTTTGAAAGCGGCAGGCGGGATTGTAGGGCTAACCGTTCTATCATCGTTCACAGGCGGGACGATCGGCTCCGCGAAGGAAGAGGAGTTTGCCTTCGCTGTACTTGCAGATACCCACATCGATCCGAACAGTCCGAAGCACAGCGGCAATTTGTCCCGTATCTTTACCGATCTGACCGATGGACAGAAGCCGGCGTTTATTCTGCATGTCGGAGATGTCGTCGAATCCGGATTTCAGGAGGAATATCAAGAGTATGCGCGGCTTGTGCCTTCGACGTTGAAGGACCTTATCCACGCTGTGCCCGGTAATCATGAAGCCCGCTGGGATGAATGGGGCAAAGAGTTTTATACGCAAATGTTCGGCACCGGGAATTATTCATTCGACCGCGGCGGCGTCCATGTGATCGCTCTTGATCCGACCTCATTGCTGCAAGAAGGCGGTTATTTCGATCCGATCCAATTGGAATGGCTGCGCAGCGATCTCCAGAAAACCGGCAAAAAAACGCCGATCGTCATTTACCTGCATTATCCGATCGGCAAAAACTTTTACTATATCAGCAATCAGGAAGATTTCTTCAGCATCGTAGAACCATATAATGTACGGGCGGTCTTTACCGGGCATATTCATCGCGAAGAAGTATGGAAACAGAACGGGATTACGATTATTTCCCTGCCGGGCATCAAAGACGCGCCGATCTACCATTGGGTGGAAAAGAAATCATTGCCCCTGCAGCCGTCCGTTCTCGCCGTTTACCATGCGGAGTTTACGAGCGGAGCGTTGTCCGACAAAAAGCTGCTCGTGGAAATTCCGCTCTCCGGCGAGAAGCCGGCGGAGAATGAGAAGCCGCAGCAGGTTCATCTTGATGAGTCCGCATCGGAGCCCGTTCTAAGCGTTAAGCTGCATCCCCATGCAAGAGCGGTTAGCGTCCGTTACCAGTTTTGGCCGGATGTTACATATGCGGGTTCGAATAACGGCAGCTGGAAGGAGCTGCTTCCGACGGGACAGGGCAACCGTTTTGAAACGGTTGTGGATACGGCGGGTCTGGCGCCGGGCGTCTATCGGATTCAGGTTCGGGTCACGAATGAAGCCGGCGAGTTCTGGGATGAAGTCGCCGATATGGAAATCCCTGCAGCAGGGAGCCCTGCGGCCGTCTCCCGCATCGAATGGGAGCACAAGCTGGACGCTTCCGTTCAGGCCGGGGTCGTCATTGCGCAGGAGAATACGGCAATCGTAAGCCAGCTGGACGGTACGGTGACGGCGCTTGAATTATCGGCCAAAGGGGCGCAGCGGAAGTGGGCGTATCGAACCCAAGGCGCAATTATCGGAACGCCGGCGCTGAACGCGGACGGCAGCCGGGTCTATCTCGGATCGGCGGATCACCGGGTCTATGCATTGAATACGGCAGACGGCCGCCCGGTCTGGTCCTACGGCGGGGCTCAACCGGTTCTGAGCAGTCCGTTATGGATCGATGCATCCCATGACGGCAAGGAAAGCGTAATCGTTGCCGTCGGGCGTACGCTGTTGAAATTGGACGCGGCAACCGGAGCCGTCCTATGGACGGCGAATATCGGCGGATTCTTCGCCGGTCGTCCCGAAGTTCTGAACGGGGCGGTATTCGTGGCCGCGGGTGACGGCAAAGCTTATGCGCTGGACATCCGTACCGGGGCGCTGCTGTGGCAGAAGACGCTGTTCACCCATGCAAGTCCTTATCGTACGTTGTTGTACAGCCCGTGGTATTGCAATCCGACTATCCTGCCGGACAAGCAATCGGTGCTCTTCTCGACGGTATCGAACGCAATCGCTTTGAATGGCGCGACCGGAAACAATGTATGGACGCTTAAGGGCGGCTATATGTACTCGGGTTATTCCGTGCAAGTCCCGGGACCGGAACCATTGCTCGTGCTGCCGGACGAATGGGGCGCTACGACGGCCGTCAACCCTGCAAACGGCAGCGTACGGTGGACCAACAAGACCAAGCAGCGAATTTTCCATGCCGCACCCGTCTTGCATGAAGGAATCGTATATTTGGCTTCCGTCAACGGGCTGCTGACCGGACTTGACGCTGTTACCGGCAATGTGGTCGAGGAACTCCAGTTCTCAACCAATTATGTATTTTCTTCCCCGGCTGTATCCAATGGGCGACTGATCGCAGCGGGTCATGACGGTATCGTTCGCGGCATACGGTTAGGCTGA
- a CDS encoding S-layer homology domain-containing protein has translation MASKKRFISFLLMTMLVTSVPVSAGTEVVPALKLDATGKYPGDTIHITGKSPLGDVIVKIVRPDGVVLYFNAVKVEQGAYEAAITLPADAMPGSYTVIAGQGGLETSAKQTFTVAKKPDPGGNGGTPGNSGSNGGSGGSGNSDGTTPPTDPGTSPVTADGASITASVPASAVNITKVNENGDDLVKVTIDKTALTNAFQTLKAQSNDSGKKLVVAVAVPGRDDVDGAKVELPAEALKAGQSAAPNAFILIRSNGLSIELPLKAISIAGLESSLNAAASDINMVVTLQEMRDLFTEKDNQSMATRGIVAQTGPVSFNVSAVAKGNQVMLKTIGDGFIDKTLSAATKLDPKRSTAVAIDPVTHELRFVPSVFQASADGGTTVLIKQQSNEMYMIVTSNPSFRDTAGHWAKSSIEHLASKLIVNGVGSGAFSPDTHVSRAEFTAMLVRASGLSLESVSSGFKDVQADDWFAGAVQTAKARGWVNGMADGTFQPHAEVTREQMAVMVERFMAFSGSKPQSKPAELENRFKDSGDIGQWAKPSMELLVSSKLMEGVSQEKLAPKKTATRAEVVAILERFLRYAKLINE, from the coding sequence GTGGCAAGCAAGAAAAGGTTCATTTCCTTTCTATTGATGACGATGCTCGTGACGTCGGTTCCGGTTTCGGCAGGCACGGAAGTTGTGCCGGCATTGAAGCTGGACGCCACAGGGAAATATCCGGGGGATACGATCCATATTACCGGTAAGTCGCCGCTGGGCGACGTCATCGTCAAGATTGTTCGTCCGGACGGGGTTGTATTGTACTTCAACGCGGTGAAAGTCGAGCAGGGGGCATATGAAGCCGCGATTACACTGCCAGCCGATGCAATGCCGGGCAGCTACACGGTGATCGCCGGTCAAGGAGGCCTGGAGACATCGGCGAAGCAAACGTTCACGGTTGCGAAGAAGCCTGACCCGGGCGGCAACGGGGGGACTCCGGGCAATTCCGGCAGCAATGGCGGCTCAGGAGGGAGCGGCAATTCAGATGGCACGACTCCGCCTACCGACCCGGGCACTTCGCCGGTTACAGCGGATGGCGCCTCGATTACAGCATCGGTTCCGGCCTCAGCGGTGAATATAACCAAGGTGAATGAGAACGGAGACGATCTGGTCAAAGTTACGATTGATAAGACGGCGTTAACGAATGCTTTCCAAACGTTGAAGGCTCAATCGAACGATAGCGGGAAAAAGCTGGTCGTTGCCGTCGCCGTTCCTGGTCGTGATGATGTCGACGGAGCTAAAGTCGAGCTGCCGGCGGAAGCGTTGAAGGCAGGACAAAGCGCGGCTCCGAATGCGTTCATCTTGATCCGCTCGAACGGCTTATCCATCGAACTGCCGCTCAAGGCGATTTCCATCGCAGGGCTGGAGAGCTCCCTGAACGCTGCGGCATCCGATATTAACATGGTTGTGACCCTGCAAGAGATGCGTGATCTGTTCACGGAGAAAGACAACCAATCGATGGCGACTCGCGGCATCGTCGCACAGACCGGCCCGGTTTCCTTCAACGTATCGGCTGTCGCGAAGGGCAACCAAGTGATGCTGAAGACGATCGGGGACGGCTTTATTGACAAAACGTTGTCCGCCGCTACCAAGCTCGACCCGAAACGCTCGACGGCCGTAGCGATCGATCCCGTAACGCACGAGCTGCGCTTCGTTCCATCCGTATTCCAAGCTTCGGCGGATGGAGGTACGACCGTGCTCATCAAGCAGCAATCGAATGAAATGTACATGATCGTAACTTCAAACCCGTCATTCCGGGATACGGCCGGCCATTGGGCAAAGTCATCGATCGAGCACTTAGCCTCCAAGCTGATCGTCAATGGAGTTGGATCGGGTGCTTTCTCTCCCGATACCCATGTGTCACGCGCCGAATTTACCGCAATGCTCGTCAGAGCATCCGGGCTATCCCTCGAATCGGTATCATCGGGCTTCAAGGACGTTCAGGCAGACGACTGGTTTGCCGGCGCGGTGCAGACCGCGAAAGCGCGCGGTTGGGTAAACGGCATGGCGGATGGTACGTTCCAGCCTCATGCTGAAGTAACGCGCGAACAAATGGCGGTCATGGTTGAGCGATTTATGGCATTCAGCGGTTCGAAGCCGCAATCGAAGCCCGCTGAGCTGGAAAACCGCTTCAAGGATTCGGGTGATATCGGTCAATGGGCGAAGCCTTCGATGGAGCTGCTCGTTTCCAGCAAGCTGATGGAAGGCGTATCACAAGAAAAGCTTGCTCCGAAGAAGACGGCAACGAGGGCGGAAGTCGTCGCGATTCTCGAACGATTCCTTCGTTATGCGAAGCTGATCAACGAATAA
- a CDS encoding DMT family transporter produces MKAEGSWGWILLFLAILFELSGTTSMKLSAGFTKLWPSILMFVLYGISFTLLNFALSYIDVGVAYAIWSGVGIVLITAVGIVMFKESINMTQLLWISLIVIGVIGLKVSSKS; encoded by the coding sequence ATGAAAGCTGAAGGCAGCTGGGGATGGATCCTTCTGTTCCTCGCCATCCTGTTTGAATTGTCGGGTACAACTTCAATGAAGCTGTCCGCTGGGTTTACGAAGCTGTGGCCGTCCATTCTCATGTTTGTCCTATACGGCATCAGCTTTACGCTGCTTAACTTCGCGTTGTCGTATATCGACGTTGGCGTTGCTTACGCGATCTGGTCGGGCGTCGGGATCGTCCTAATTACGGCGGTCGGAATTGTTATGTTTAAAGAGTCGATCAACATGACGCAGCTGCTCTGGATTTCGCTCATCGTCATCGGCGTAATCGGTCTGAAAGTATCCAGCAAATCGTAA
- a CDS encoding metallophosphoesterase family protein gives MLKSASKSLSMMLCIAIAFMTILPSIPPQVADAAGQTVTMDKPAFAVGEPITLTFTGASNNDWIGLYPKGAVPQGSSPSLTWKYTKDLSQPDGKMTFTKALASGEYEAIYMENGGYNIFQRVPFSIVEESAPGNGEKPLVSFEVITDMHVTHDKNHVHNKNFDDALKDMVALNPDSDGLMTIGDNTENGTEAEYKELHRIFNLYKNDLPETYFVQGNHDVRWGDWTKFSELFKKYTNMQSNYYDVWIKGYHFIFLGTEKGLKDYSYLSETQLKWLDEKLSENESKDKPVFIFHHQPLKNTVSGANDGFLKSNYWYGVRQDTELKTILAKHPQSIMFSGHTHWELGAPDTMYNDKYATMFNAAATSYLWTDANTGKDGSQGYFVEVYGDKVLVKGRDFKNNSWIPNAQFEVSVPANIPVVDPTTDPDLTLSNPTIKMVKEGYAPAEDIQVAYTSSVREDWIGIFPAGTVLNKTAQAIAKKKTSSVKHPDGTMTFSGLNLAPGKYDAIYVGEAEYRTDNDNLELGRVTFEVGEQLDAPQAVAFTDTDKNAGKIGGDVTITPAANESNIEQYVLYWGNDSGKLAGLAPIASVAKTGSSVICTIPAGTSIPAGATKMLAFSKNADKLSTAFAVTAITDTVDAPSSEYPFIVTSSSLADTAMVDATVTVKPAAQQNNAVVVFQLMKGNTPVSIASYQAQVSADGSTFNAKFNVNRNDGYRVHVLVVSDFSADLTNVGTLLAEPVTLQ, from the coding sequence ATGTTGAAATCCGCAAGTAAATCTTTGTCTATGATGCTCTGCATCGCAATTGCTTTCATGACGATCCTTCCGTCCATACCTCCCCAAGTCGCTGACGCAGCCGGTCAGACGGTGACGATGGATAAACCTGCATTCGCGGTAGGCGAGCCCATTACACTGACCTTCACCGGTGCTTCTAATAATGACTGGATCGGCTTGTATCCGAAAGGAGCCGTTCCGCAAGGCAGCAGTCCTTCCCTCACGTGGAAATACACGAAAGATTTGAGTCAGCCTGACGGCAAGATGACATTTACGAAAGCGTTAGCTTCTGGCGAATACGAGGCCATCTACATGGAGAATGGCGGCTATAACATTTTTCAGCGTGTTCCTTTCTCCATTGTAGAGGAATCGGCGCCGGGGAACGGGGAGAAGCCGCTTGTCAGCTTCGAGGTTATCACCGACATGCATGTGACCCACGACAAGAACCATGTCCATAACAAAAACTTTGATGATGCGTTGAAAGATATGGTAGCTTTGAATCCCGACAGTGACGGCCTTATGACGATCGGCGATAACACGGAAAACGGGACTGAAGCGGAATATAAGGAACTGCACCGAATTTTCAACCTGTACAAGAACGACCTCCCGGAAACATATTTCGTCCAAGGGAACCATGACGTCCGTTGGGGCGACTGGACCAAGTTTTCCGAATTGTTCAAGAAGTACACGAACATGCAATCCAATTATTATGATGTTTGGATCAAGGGGTATCATTTTATTTTTCTCGGTACGGAAAAAGGCTTGAAGGACTACTCCTATCTGTCGGAAACGCAATTGAAATGGCTGGATGAGAAGCTGTCCGAGAACGAGTCCAAAGACAAGCCGGTATTTATCTTCCATCATCAGCCTTTGAAAAATACAGTGTCCGGAGCGAATGACGGTTTTCTCAAATCGAATTATTGGTATGGCGTGAGACAAGATACGGAACTGAAAACGATTTTGGCGAAGCATCCTCAGTCCATAATGTTCAGCGGGCACACCCACTGGGAATTGGGCGCGCCAGATACCATGTACAATGATAAGTACGCAACGATGTTTAATGCCGCGGCGACGTCCTATTTGTGGACGGATGCCAACACGGGCAAAGACGGAAGCCAAGGCTATTTTGTAGAAGTGTACGGCGATAAAGTACTGGTCAAAGGAAGAGATTTCAAGAATAACAGCTGGATCCCGAATGCTCAATTTGAAGTAAGCGTACCGGCAAATATTCCGGTAGTCGATCCGACGACCGATCCTGATCTGACGCTGAGTAATCCGACGATTAAGATGGTCAAAGAAGGATATGCACCGGCTGAGGACATTCAAGTTGCCTATACGAGCTCGGTCCGTGAAGATTGGATCGGTATTTTCCCAGCCGGAACCGTGCTGAATAAAACTGCACAAGCGATCGCGAAGAAAAAAACGAGCAGCGTGAAGCATCCTGACGGAACGATGACCTTCTCAGGCTTGAATCTTGCGCCGGGCAAGTACGATGCGATCTATGTGGGAGAAGCGGAATACCGCACGGATAACGACAACCTGGAGCTTGGCCGCGTAACGTTCGAAGTGGGCGAGCAGCTTGACGCTCCGCAAGCGGTGGCATTTACGGATACGGACAAGAATGCCGGCAAAATTGGCGGCGACGTCACGATTACACCGGCAGCGAATGAATCGAACATCGAGCAATATGTCTTGTACTGGGGCAATGACAGCGGCAAACTGGCCGGACTGGCTCCGATTGCTTCGGTAGCGAAGACAGGCAGCAGCGTTATCTGCACGATCCCTGCGGGAACAAGCATTCCAGCCGGTGCTACGAAAATGCTCGCTTTTTCGAAGAACGCCGATAAGCTATCCACTGCATTTGCAGTAACCGCTATTACCGATACGGTCGACGCTCCTTCGTCCGAGTATCCGTTCATCGTAACGAGCTCATCCTTAGCAGATACGGCGATGGTCGATGCTACCGTAACAGTGAAGCCGGCTGCGCAGCAGAACAACGCTGTCGTCGTCTTCCAGCTGATGAAGGGAAATACGCCTGTCAGCATCGCGTCGTATCAAGCGCAAGTATCCGCTGACGGCAGCACCTTCAACGCCAAATTCAACGTTAACCGCAACGATGGTTACCGGGTTCATGTATTGGTCGTTTCCGATTTCAGTGCTGATTTGACGAATGTCGGCACGCTGCTTGCCGAACCTGTAACGCTGCAATAA
- a CDS encoding GbsR/MarR family transcriptional regulator, with product MRIRKKMIEAIAETMDLYGATHSSGQLYGIMFFENRPMTLDEMKQHMNMSKSNMSYAVRSLVESQMVTKLDEKQERKELYAAETDFFAAFQKFFSHKLQREIDVMNEAIDAALPELTELILEEHIADEERKIALQDLHKLRHAKKYYEWLQQFVDGLRQGDLLKSKDEV from the coding sequence ATGCGCATTAGAAAGAAAATGATCGAAGCAATTGCAGAAACGATGGATCTGTACGGCGCCACCCATTCTTCGGGCCAGCTGTACGGGATTATGTTTTTCGAGAACAGGCCGATGACGCTCGACGAGATGAAGCAGCACATGAATATGAGCAAAAGCAACATGAGTTATGCAGTCCGTTCGTTGGTGGAATCGCAGATGGTAACCAAGCTCGATGAAAAGCAGGAACGCAAAGAGCTGTATGCCGCCGAGACCGATTTTTTCGCAGCGTTTCAAAAGTTCTTCTCGCATAAACTGCAGCGTGAAATCGATGTTATGAACGAGGCGATCGACGCCGCTTTGCCCGAATTGACCGAGCTCATCCTGGAAGAGCATATTGCCGACGAGGAACGGAAGATCGCCCTTCAAGACCTCCATAAGCTGCGTCATGCCAAGAAATATTACGAGTGGCTTCAGCAGTTTGTCGACGGCTTGCGGCAAGGGGATTTGCTCAAGTCTAAGGATGAAGTATAG
- a CDS encoding DUF6022 family protein, with protein sequence MKQLKPLQRYLELFSENRIDAIGRFIGDQINENWQAVLVKNEDKLLKAYNEGGDAAYGTYLNLLFAPIHTQLKEAGLRPTPKFPGDFNISREWGNEDETDQQRWMWSSVHALNGGTVGTIVTIVFHDHTQFRVPRQPRIIALSEYGKEDVVKALSLLSPDFEQALEFTAEYKEYLRNLPS encoded by the coding sequence ATGAAACAACTGAAGCCTCTGCAAAGATATCTGGAACTATTCTCGGAGAATCGCATTGACGCTATCGGGAGATTCATAGGAGACCAAATCAACGAGAATTGGCAGGCGGTACTTGTCAAAAATGAAGATAAGCTGCTGAAGGCCTATAACGAGGGAGGGGATGCGGCATATGGAACGTATTTGAACTTGTTATTCGCACCTATTCATACACAGCTGAAAGAAGCCGGGTTACGTCCAACGCCCAAATTCCCAGGCGACTTTAACATTTCGCGGGAATGGGGGAACGAAGACGAAACAGACCAACAGCGATGGATGTGGAGCAGCGTTCATGCACTGAACGGGGGGACTGTCGGCACCATCGTCACCATTGTGTTTCACGACCATACGCAATTTCGCGTTCCCCGCCAGCCTCGAATTATTGCGCTGAGTGAATACGGCAAGGAGGATGTGGTCAAAGCTCTTTCTCTCCTGTCGCCCGACTTCGAGCAAGCCCTCGAATTTACGGCCGAATACAAAGAATACCTGCGCAATCTACCAAGTTAA
- a CDS encoding SDR family NAD(P)-dependent oxidoreductase, whose product MGRLPDKVAVITGGAGGIGKVTAERFLKEGAKVVLVDLFQEPLDQTKDELKGYGEVVTVQADVSKEEDVQNYVKTAVENFGKIDIYFNNAGIEGKVAPLTEQKVEDFDKVISVNVRGVFLGLKHVLPVMIKQGGGSVINTSSVAGLDGSPGVSPYIASKHAVVGLTKTAALEAAKANVRVNSIHPSPVNTRMMRSLEAGMNVEQETLAKTIPLGRYGEAGDIANLVLFLASDESSFITGAQYRVDGGMGAS is encoded by the coding sequence ATGGGCAGACTACCCGATAAAGTTGCGGTTATTACAGGCGGTGCCGGCGGCATCGGCAAAGTAACGGCGGAACGGTTTCTCAAGGAAGGCGCCAAAGTCGTATTGGTGGATTTATTCCAAGAACCGCTGGACCAAACAAAAGATGAGCTGAAAGGATACGGAGAAGTGGTTACCGTACAAGCAGACGTATCCAAAGAGGAAGATGTACAGAACTATGTCAAAACAGCCGTCGAGAATTTCGGGAAAATCGATATTTACTTCAATAATGCGGGCATCGAAGGCAAAGTCGCTCCGCTTACCGAACAGAAAGTCGAAGATTTCGATAAAGTAATCAGCGTCAATGTGCGGGGCGTCTTTCTGGGATTGAAGCATGTTCTCCCCGTTATGATCAAACAAGGCGGCGGCAGTGTCATTAACACTTCTTCTGTGGCCGGTTTGGACGGCAGCCCCGGCGTATCGCCTTATATCGCGTCCAAGCATGCCGTCGTAGGACTTACCAAGACGGCGGCACTTGAAGCGGCGAAAGCGAATGTGCGTGTGAATTCCATTCACCCTTCGCCTGTTAACACAAGGATGATGCGCTCATTGGAAGCTGGCATGAATGTGGAGCAAGAAACGCTGGCCAAGACCATTCCGCTAGGACGTTACGGTGAAGCGGGCGATATAGCGAACTTGGTTCTCTTTCTTGCTTCCGACGAAAGCAGCTTTATTACAGGGGCACAGTATCGGGTAGACGGCGGTATGGGAGCGTCGTAA
- a CDS encoding spore germination protein, translated as MGFFRTMLNNNQRKSRPLTKKSTLSPRPVYPTVEENIHYLKEALFHTDDLVRQAVSIPGYTAEFLFMYTMCEQRKIREEILQPISDNKDGELEQILISMRANKHDDLEKVVDLVVKGNAVLFIDGIEECFVIEVKSDHARNVAEPNNERVVEGSHEGFVECISINLQLVRKHIENRNLVVKRYKLGNETKIETVIVYLQNLANPKLIDEVDRRIQNIDADNISTSEFIEEYIEDKSFSPFPQLLHTERPDRVIGNLLEGRVALLAEGSPTALIMPATFFAFYQSPDDYSFRSLQGSFIRFIRMFSFVIAIGLPAYYIAVVSYHFEVIPQELLLPIKSSIEHIPFPPILEALFMELTIELLREAGIRLPGPVGQTIGIVGGLVIGDAVVKAGLVSNAMIIVVALTAIASFVVPSHEMSASVRMLRFPVMVAASLFGFIGIVFSLMIILIHLCRLESFGTPYFAPAAPFRLKDWKDAIIRLPQWMLKQRPKDPAPQKRNTQSHPVKEEQRNDK; from the coding sequence GTGGGCTTTTTTAGGACAATGCTTAATAACAACCAAAGAAAGAGCAGACCGCTGACGAAAAAGTCCACGCTAAGCCCCCGGCCGGTTTATCCCACCGTGGAGGAAAATATTCATTATTTAAAAGAGGCGCTGTTTCATACGGACGATTTAGTACGCCAAGCCGTATCGATCCCGGGGTATACGGCTGAGTTTCTCTTTATGTACACCATGTGCGAGCAGCGTAAAATTCGTGAGGAAATCCTGCAGCCGATTTCGGACAACAAAGACGGTGAGCTGGAACAAATTCTGATCTCGATGCGGGCGAACAAGCATGATGATCTTGAGAAAGTGGTTGATTTAGTAGTCAAAGGAAATGCCGTGCTATTTATCGACGGCATAGAAGAGTGCTTTGTTATCGAAGTGAAATCGGATCATGCCCGTAATGTCGCCGAACCGAATAATGAGCGGGTCGTGGAGGGCTCGCATGAAGGTTTTGTGGAATGCATCAGCATTAATCTCCAGCTAGTCCGCAAGCATATCGAGAATCGGAATTTGGTTGTAAAGCGGTATAAGCTGGGCAATGAAACGAAAATTGAAACGGTTATCGTCTATTTGCAAAATCTGGCCAATCCCAAGCTAATCGATGAAGTTGATCGCAGAATACAGAATATTGATGCGGACAATATCTCAACTTCCGAATTCATCGAAGAATATATCGAAGACAAATCGTTCTCGCCCTTCCCGCAGCTGCTGCATACGGAAAGACCGGACCGGGTCATTGGGAATTTGCTTGAAGGCAGAGTCGCACTGTTGGCCGAAGGCAGTCCCACTGCACTAATTATGCCGGCGACTTTCTTCGCTTTCTATCAATCTCCGGACGATTATAGCTTTCGTTCACTTCAAGGGTCGTTTATCCGGTTCATCCGGATGTTTAGTTTTGTCATCGCCATCGGTCTCCCGGCTTATTATATTGCGGTCGTTTCTTATCATTTTGAAGTGATCCCTCAGGAGCTGCTGCTGCCGATTAAAAGCAGCATTGAGCACATTCCGTTCCCGCCGATCCTGGAGGCGCTGTTTATGGAGCTTACCATCGAATTGCTTCGCGAAGCAGGCATCCGCCTCCCGGGTCCCGTGGGACAAACGATCGGAATCGTTGGCGGTCTCGTTATCGGAGATGCGGTAGTCAAAGCGGGGCTGGTATCGAACGCCATGATCATTGTCGTCGCATTAACGGCGATCGCTTCGTTCGTTGTGCCTTCTCATGAGATGAGCGCATCGGTCCGAATGCTGCGCTTCCCTGTCATGGTTGCCGCATCGTTATTCGGATTTATCGGGATCGTCTTTAGCCTGATGATCATTCTCATCCATTTGTGTCGATTAGAATCGTTCGGGACGCCCTATTTTGCCCCCGCCGCACCGTTTCGTTTGAAGGATTGGAAGGATGCGATCATTCGGCTGCCTCAGTGGATGTTGAAGCAGCGTCCGAAAGACCCGGCTCCTCAAAAACGAAATACGCAGTCACATCCAGTGAAGGAAGAGCAGAGAAATGATAAATGA